In one Trichosurus vulpecula isolate mTriVul1 chromosome 8, mTriVul1.pri, whole genome shotgun sequence genomic region, the following are encoded:
- the LOC118859157 gene encoding olfactory receptor 6C3-like translates to MVQKSNETSIKEFILEGFPAVQHRGRLLFVVHLVLYLVSMTGNTVIVILTWTDHRLQVPMYFFLSNFSLLEGCCITTIIPQLLTIFLSGAQTISFVACLTQFFFFIFWASTGLFLLSVLSLDRYIAICNPLHYHSIMNRRVCFLLVLSCYILGFILVFSLTLKMSALSFCGPNNIHHFFCDLGPLTHVSCSDASEVESLGFFFAMFIVLSSLAVSVISYINILKTIAHLPSARERQKAFSTCSSHLIVLSVTYGSSVFMYVIPKQANRLDTHGELVLVNTVATPVLNPFIYTLRNKQVKQALRDALYKIKLLR, encoded by the coding sequence ATGGTGCAGAAAAGCAACGAAACAAGTATCAAGGAGTTCATCCTGGAGGGCTTCCCCGCTGTTCAACACCGGGGCAGACTCCTTTTTGTGGTCCATTTAGTGCTATACTTGGTATCCATGACAGGAAACACAGTCATCGTCATCCTCACATGGACTGACCACCGTCTCCAAGTACCAATGTACTTCTTCCTCAGTAACTTCTCTCTTCTGGAAGGCTGCTGTATAACAACCATTATTCCCCAGCTCTTGACCATCTTTCTCTCTGGTGCACAAACAATCTCCTTTGTGGCATGTCTTAcacaattctttttcttcattttttgggcATCAACAGGTTTATTTCTATTGAGTGTATTATCTCTTGATAGGTACATTGCAATCTGTAACCCACTTCATTACCATAGCATCATGAACAGGAGGGTCTGTTTCCTGCTGGTTTTATCTTGCTATATTTTGGGTTTCATTCTCGTTTTCAGTCTGACCTTAAAAATGTCTGCCTTATCATTCTGTGGACCTaataatattcatcatttcttttgtgatCTGGGTCCTCTTACCCATGTCTCATGCTCTGATGCTAGTGAGGTGGAATCATTGggctttttttttgctatgtttATTGTGCTCTCTTCTCTTGCTGTATCTGTCATATCCtatatcaatatattaaaaacaatagcaCACCTCCCTTCAGCCAGAGAACGACAGAAAGCTTTCTCCACATGCTCTTCCCATCTCATTGTCCTCTCTGTAACATATGGAAGCTCTGTTTTTATGTATGTGATACCAAAGCAAGCTAATAGGTTAGATACCCATGGAGAGTTAGTTCTTGTGAACACCGTGGCAACCCCTGTGCTGAACCCCTTCATTTACACTCTACGAAACAAGCAGGTGAAACAGGCCTTAAGAGATGCTCTGTACAAAATCAAATTGTTGAGATAG
- the LOC118829498 gene encoding olfactory receptor 6C4-like, producing the protein MVKVDNLTNVQEFILEGFPAVQHLGKPLFIVHLLLYLVAIMGSIVIVTITWADRCLQTPMYFFLSNFSFLESCFITTVIPKLLAIFLSGMQKISFAACLTQSFFFLFLGSTCFFLLAVMSLDRYMAICNPLRYHSIMNMRVCFLLVLSCYVLGFILIIGPILMVSQLSFCDFNVINHFFYDLGPLVHLSCSDTSTVESLFFCLSVVIILSSLTITVISYINIITIIVNFPSAKERQKAFSTCSSHLLVLFLTYGSCVFIYVKPKQADRLEDNKEAALVNTVITPLLNPFIYTLRNKQVKKALRDALYRMKSMRQSQF; encoded by the coding sequence ATGGTGAAAGTAGATAATTTGACAAATGTCCAAGAATTTATCCTGGAAGGATTTCCTGCTGTCCAACACCTGGGGAAACCTCTCTTTATCGTCCACTTGCTTTTGTACTTAGTAGCCATCATGGGAAGCATCGTTATTGTCACCATCACATGGGCTGACCGCTGCCTCCAAACACCAATGTATTTTTTCCTAAGTAACTTCTCTTTCCTAGAAAGCTGTTTTATAACAACTGTTATTCCCAAACTGCTAGCAATTTTCCTTTCAGGAATGCAAAAAATTTCTTTTGCTGCCTGCCTCACCCaaagctttttctttctatttttgggGTCAACATGCTTCTTCCTTTTGGCTGTGATGTCCCTGGATAGGTATATGGCAATCTGTAACCCTCTACGTTACCACAGCATCATGAACATGAGAGTCTGTTTCCTTTTAGTCTTATCCTGCTATGTTTTGGGTTTCATACTAATCATTGGTCCAATCCTAATGGTCTCTCAGTTATCTTTCTGTGACTTTAATGTCATCAACCATTTCTTCTATGACCTAGGTCCTCTGGTGCATCTTTCATGTTCTGACACCAGTACTGTTGAATCattattcttttgtctttctgtagTTATCATCCTATCTTCCCTCACCATAACAGTCATATCATACATCAATATAATAACTATAATAGTCAATTTTCCATCTgccaaagagagacagaaagcctTTTCCACCTGTTCTTCCCACCTCCTTGTCCTTTTTCTGACATATGGAagttgtgtttttatatatgtgaaaCCAAAGCAGGCTGATAGACTAGAAGACAACAAAGAGGCAGCGCTTGTGAACACTGTGATCACCCCTTTGCTGAATCCTTTCATTTATACACTACGGAATAAACAAGTCAAAAAGGCATTGAGAGATGCTCTATACAGAATGAAATCCATGAGACAGAGtcaattttag